In the Caballeronia sp. LZ062 genome, one interval contains:
- the rpoB gene encoding DNA-directed RNA polymerase subunit beta, with the protein MQYSFTEKKRIRKSFAKRPIVHQVPFLLATQLESFQTFLQADTSSSQRKAEGLQAAFTSVFPIVSHNGFARLEFVSYMLSSPAFNIKECQQRGLTFCSALRAKVRLVLLDKESPSKPVVKEVKEQEVYMGEIPLMTPTGSFVINGTERVIVSQLHRSPGVFFEHDKGKTHSSGKLLFSARIIPYRGSWLDFEFDPKDVLYFRVDRRRKMPVTILLKAIGLTPEQILANFFVFDNFALMSEGAQMEFVPERLRGEVARFDIQDREGNVIVTKDKRINAKHIRDLENAKTKFISVPEEYLLGRVLAKNVIDPDTGEVIANANEEITETVLEKLREAKVKEIQTLYTNDLDQGPYISSTLRIDETADKMAARIAIYRMMRPGEPPTEEAVEALFNRLFYSEDAYDLSKVGRMKFNRRVGRDEIIGPMTLQDDDILATIKILVELRNGKGEVDDIDHLGNRRVRCVGELAENQFRAGLVRVERAVKERLGQAESENLMPHDLINSKPISSAIREFFGSSQLSQFMDQTNPLSEITHKRRVSALGPGGLTRERAGFEVRDVHPTHYGRVCPIETPEGPNIGLINSLALYAHLNEYGFLETPYRKVVDSKVTDQIDYLSAIEEGRYVIAQANAAVAEDGSLTDELVSSREAGETLMVTPDRIQYMDVAPSQIVSVAASLIPFLEHDDANRALMGSNMQRQAVPCLRPEKPVVGTGIERTVAVDSGTTVQAMRGGVVDYVDAGRIVIRVNDDEAVAGDVGVDIYNLIKYTRSNQNTNINQRPIVKMGDKVSRGDVLADGASTDLGELALGQNMLVAFMPWNGYNFEDSILISEKVVADDRYTSIHIEELNVVARDTKLGPEEITRDISNLAEVQLGRLDESGIVYIGAEVEAGDVLVGKVTPKGETQLTPEEKLLRAIFGEKASDVKDTSLRVPSGMSGTVIDVQVFTREGITRDKRAQQIIDDELKRYRLDLNDQLRIVEGDAFSRLARMLNGKVANGGPKKLAKGTKIDLAYLEDLDHYHWFDIRLADEEAAAQLEAIKDSIEQKRHQFDLAFEEKRKKLTQGDELPPGVLKMVKVYLAVKRRLQPGDKMAGRHGNKGVVSKIVPIEDMPYMADGRPADVVLNPLGVPSRMNVGQILEVHLGWAAKGLGWRIGEMMQRQAKIEELRQFLTQIYNESGRKEELEGFSDDEIVELAKNLREGVPFATPVFDGATEDEMSRALDLAFPDDVAQNLGMNASKNQVTLHDGRTGEPFERKVTVGYMHYLKLHHLVDDKMHARSTGPYSLVTQQPLGGKAQFGGQRFGEMEVWALEAYGASYVLQEMLTVKSDDVTGRTKVYENLVKGDHVIDAGMPESFNVLVKEIRSLGIDIDLDRN; encoded by the coding sequence ATGCAATATTCCTTCACCGAGAAGAAGCGTATTCGCAAGAGTTTCGCGAAGCGCCCCATCGTTCACCAAGTTCCCTTTTTGCTGGCGACCCAGCTTGAATCATTCCAGACGTTTCTGCAAGCGGATACGTCCTCCTCGCAGCGCAAGGCAGAAGGCTTGCAAGCTGCGTTCACCTCTGTTTTCCCGATCGTTTCGCATAACGGCTTCGCGCGGCTCGAATTCGTCAGCTACATGCTGTCGTCGCCGGCGTTCAACATCAAGGAATGCCAGCAGCGCGGCCTGACCTTTTGCTCCGCGTTGCGCGCGAAGGTCCGTCTCGTTCTGCTCGACAAAGAGTCGCCGAGCAAGCCGGTCGTGAAGGAAGTGAAGGAACAGGAAGTGTACATGGGCGAAATTCCGCTCATGACGCCGACTGGCTCGTTCGTCATCAACGGTACCGAGCGCGTGATCGTGTCGCAGCTCCACCGTTCGCCCGGCGTGTTCTTCGAGCACGACAAGGGTAAGACCCACAGCTCCGGCAAGCTGCTGTTTTCGGCGCGGATCATTCCTTATCGCGGTTCCTGGCTCGACTTCGAGTTCGACCCGAAGGACGTGCTGTACTTCCGCGTCGACCGTCGTCGCAAGATGCCGGTCACGATTCTGCTGAAGGCCATCGGCCTGACGCCCGAACAGATCCTCGCGAACTTCTTCGTGTTCGACAACTTCGCGCTGATGAGCGAAGGCGCGCAGATGGAATTCGTGCCCGAGCGTCTGCGCGGTGAAGTCGCGCGCTTCGACATTCAGGATCGCGAAGGCAACGTCATCGTCACGAAGGACAAGCGGATCAACGCGAAGCATATTCGCGACCTCGAAAACGCCAAGACGAAGTTCATCTCGGTGCCCGAGGAGTATCTGCTCGGCCGCGTGCTGGCGAAGAACGTGATCGATCCCGACACGGGCGAAGTGATCGCGAACGCCAACGAGGAAATCACCGAAACGGTCCTCGAAAAGCTGCGTGAAGCGAAGGTCAAGGAAATCCAGACGCTGTACACGAACGATCTGGACCAGGGCCCGTACATCTCGTCGACGCTGCGTATCGACGAAACCGCAGACAAGATGGCCGCGCGTATCGCGATCTACCGCATGATGCGCCCGGGCGAGCCGCCGACCGAAGAAGCGGTCGAGGCGCTGTTCAATCGCCTGTTCTACAGCGAAGATGCATACGACCTGTCGAAGGTCGGCCGCATGAAGTTCAACCGCCGCGTGGGCCGTGACGAAATCATCGGGCCGATGACGCTGCAGGACGACGACATCCTCGCGACCATCAAGATCCTCGTCGAGCTGCGTAACGGCAAGGGCGAAGTGGACGACATCGACCACTTGGGCAATCGTCGCGTGCGTTGCGTCGGCGAACTCGCGGAGAACCAGTTCCGCGCGGGTCTCGTGCGCGTCGAGCGTGCTGTGAAGGAACGCCTCGGCCAGGCCGAAAGCGAAAACCTGATGCCGCACGATCTGATCAACTCGAAGCCGATTTCGTCGGCGATTCGCGAGTTCTTCGGTTCGTCGCAGCTGTCGCAGTTCATGGACCAGACCAACCCGCTGTCGGAAATCACGCACAAGCGCCGCGTTTCCGCACTCGGGCCGGGCGGTCTGACGCGGGAGCGCGCAGGCTTCGAAGTGCGCGACGTGCATCCGACGCACTATGGCCGCGTGTGCCCGATCGAAACGCCGGAAGGTCCGAACATCGGTCTGATCAACTCGCTCGCGCTGTACGCGCACCTGAACGAATACGGCTTCCTCGAAACGCCGTATCGCAAGGTGGTGGATAGCAAGGTGACGGATCAGATCGACTACCTGTCGGCGATCGAAGAGGGCCGTTACGTGATCGCGCAGGCGAACGCGGCGGTCGCGGAAGACGGCTCGCTGACCGACGAACTCGTCTCGTCGCGTGAAGCCGGCGAAACGCTGATGGTCACGCCGGACCGAATTCAGTACATGGACGTGGCGCCGTCGCAGATCGTGTCGGTCGCGGCATCGCTGATTCCGTTCCTCGAGCACGACGACGCGAACCGCGCGTTGATGGGCTCGAACATGCAGCGTCAGGCCGTGCCGTGTCTGCGTCCGGAGAAGCCGGTCGTCGGTACGGGCATCGAGCGTACGGTGGCGGTCGACTCGGGTACGACGGTTCAGGCCATGCGTGGCGGCGTCGTGGATTACGTGGACGCGGGCCGTATCGTGATTCGCGTGAACGACGATGAAGCCGTCGCCGGCGATGTCGGCGTGGACATCTACAACCTGATCAAGTACACGCGTTCGAACCAGAACACGAACATCAACCAGCGTCCGATCGTGAAGATGGGCGACAAGGTCTCGCGCGGCGACGTGCTGGCCGACGGCGCCTCGACGGATCTGGGCGAGCTCGCGCTCGGCCAGAACATGCTGGTCGCGTTCATGCCGTGGAACGGCTACAACTTCGAAGACTCGATCCTGATCTCGGAAAAGGTCGTCGCGGACGATCGTTACACGTCGATCCACATCGAAGAATTGAACGTGGTCGCTCGCGACACGAAGCTCGGACCGGAAGAAATCACGCGCGACATTTCCAATCTCGCGGAAGTGCAGCTTGGCCGTCTCGACGAGTCGGGCATCGTGTACATCGGCGCGGAAGTCGAAGCAGGCGACGTGCTGGTCGGCAAGGTGACGCCGAAGGGCGAAACTCAACTGACGCCGGAAGAAAAGCTGCTGCGCGCGATCTTCGGCGAGAAGGCATCCGACGTGAAGGACACGTCGCTGCGCGTGCCGTCGGGCATGAGCGGCACGGTCATCGACGTGCAGGTGTTCACACGCGAAGGCATCACGCGCGACAAGCGTGCGCAACAGATCATCGACGATGAACTGAAGCGTTACCGCCTGGACTTGAACGACCAGCTTCGTATCGTGGAAGGCGACGCGTTCTCGCGTCTCGCCCGCATGTTGAACGGCAAGGTCGCGAACGGCGGTCCGAAGAAGCTCGCGAAGGGCACGAAGATCGATCTGGCGTACCTCGAAGACCTCGACCACTACCACTGGTTCGACATCCGCCTCGCGGACGAAGAAGCAGCGGCACAGTTGGAAGCGATCAAGGACTCGATCGAGCAGAAGCGTCACCAGTTCGACCTCGCGTTCGAAGAGAAGCGCAAGAAGCTCACGCAAGGCGACGAACTGCCGCCGGGCGTCCTGAAGATGGTCAAGGTGTATCTCGCCGTGAAGCGTCGCCTGCAGCCTGGCGACAAGATGGCGGGCCGTCACGGTAACAAGGGTGTCGTGTCGAAGATCGTTCCGATCGAAGACATGCCGTACATGGCCGATGGCCGTCCGGCCGACGTCGTGCTGAACCCGCTCGGCGTGCCGTCGCGGATGAACGTGGGTCAGATTCTCGAAGTGCATCTGGGCTGGGCCGCGAAGGGTCTCGGCTGGCGCATCGGCGAGATGATGCAGCGTCAGGCGAAGATCGAAGAACTGCGTCAGTTCCTCACGCAGATCTACAACGAGTCGGGCCGCAAGGAAGAGCTGGAAGGCTTCTCGGACGACGAGATCGTGGAACTGGCGAAGAACCTGCGCGAAGGCGTGCCGTTCGCGACGCCGGTGTTCGACGGCGCGACGGAAGACGAAATGTCGCGCGCGCTGGATCTCGCGTTCCCGGACGACGTGGCGCAGAACCTTGGCATGAATGCGTCGAAGAATCAGGTCACGCTGCACGACGGCCGCACGGGCGAGCCGTTCGAGCGCAAGGTCACGGTCGGCTACATGCACTACCTGAAGCTGCACCACCTGGTCGACGACAAGATGCACGCGCGTTCGACCGGTCCGTACTCGCTCGTCACGCAGCAGCCGCTGGGTGGTAAGGCGCAGTTCGGTGGCCAGCGTTTCGGTGAAATGGAAGTGTGGGCGCTCGAGGCATATGGCGCGTCGTATGTGCTGCAGGAAATGCTGACGGTCAAGTCGGACGACGTGACGGGCCGGACGAAGGTGTATGAGAACCTCGTCAAGGGCGATCACGTGATCGACGCCGGCATGCCGGAATCCTTCAACGTGTTGGTGAAGGAAATCCGCTCGCTCGGTATCGACATCGATCTCGACCGCAACTAA
- the rpoC gene encoding DNA-directed RNA polymerase subunit beta', with protein MKALLDLFKQVQQEEVFDAIKIGLASPDKIRSWSFGEVKKPETINYRTFKPERDGLFCAKIFGPIKDYECLCGKYKRLKHRGVICEKCGVEVTLAKVRRERMGHIELASPVAHIWFLKSLPSRLGMVLDMTLRDIERVLYFEAYVVIDPGMTPLKARQIMTEEDYYNKVEEYGDEFRAEMGAEGVRELLRSINIDEQVELLRTELKNTGSEAKIKKYAKRLKVLEAFQRSGIKPDWMVLEVLPVLPPELRPLVPLDGGRFATSDLNDLYRRVINRNNRLKRLLELKAPEIIVRNEKRMLQEAVDSLLDNGRRGKAMTGANKRPLKSLADMIKGKGGRFRQNLLGKRVDYSGRSVIVVGPTLKLHQCGLPKLMALELFKPFIFNKLEVMGVATTIKAAKKEVENQTPVVWDILEEVIREHPVMLNRAPTLHRLGIQAFEPVLIEGKAIQLHPLVCAAFNADFDGDQMAVHVPLSLEAQMEARTLMLASNNVLFPANGDPSIVPSQDIVLGLYYASREAINGKGEGLTFTGVSEVIRAYENKEVELASRVNVRITEMVANEDTSEGAPKFVPKVTLYATTVGRSILSEILPPGLPFSVLNKPLKKKEISRLINTAFRKCGLRETVIFADQLMQMGFRLATRAGISICVDDMLVPPQKETIVGDAAKKVKEYDRQYMSGLVTAQERYNNVVDIWSNTSEAVGKAMMEQLSTEPVVDREGKDTRQESFNSIYMMADSGARGSATQIRQLAGMRGLMAKPDGSIIETPITANFREGLNVLQYFISTHGARKGLADTALKTANSGYLTRRLVDVTQDLVVVEDDCGTSNGVAMKALVEGGEVVEALRDRILGRVAVADVVNPETQETLFASGDLLDEHAVEEIERLGIDEVRVRTPLTCETRYGLCAACYGRDLGRGSRVNVGEAVGVIAAQSIGEPGTQLTMRTFHIGGAASRAAVASTVEAKSNGTVRFTATMRYVTNAKGEQVVISRSGEAIIADDFGRERERHKVPYGATLLQLDGAQIKAGAQLAQWDPLTRPIITEWGGTVKFENVEEGVTVAKQIDDVTGLSTLVVIDAKRRGSQAGKSVRPQVKLLDANGEEVKIPNTEHSVQIGFQVGALITVKDGQQVQVGEVLARIPVEAQKTRDITGGLPRVAELFEARSPKDAGILAEVTGTTSFGKDTKGKQRLVITDLEGNQHEFLIAKEKQVLVHDGQVVNKGEMIVDGPADPHDILRLQGIEALSRYIVDEVQDVYRLQGVKINDKHIEVIVRQMLRRVQIVDNGDTRFIPGEQVERSDMLDENDRMIAEDKRPATYENVLLGITKASLSTDSFISAASFQETTRVLTEAAIMGKRDDLRGLKENVIVGRLIPAGTGLAFHKARKSKESADRERFDQIAAEEAFDFGTPEASATEQQPHTNE; from the coding sequence ATGAAAGCTCTGCTCGATCTATTCAAGCAAGTCCAACAAGAAGAAGTTTTTGATGCGATCAAGATCGGCCTCGCGTCGCCCGACAAGATCCGTTCGTGGTCGTTCGGCGAAGTGAAGAAGCCGGAGACCATCAACTACCGCACGTTCAAGCCGGAGCGGGATGGTCTGTTTTGCGCGAAGATTTTCGGGCCGATCAAGGACTACGAGTGCCTGTGCGGCAAGTACAAGCGCCTGAAGCACCGTGGCGTGATCTGCGAGAAGTGCGGCGTCGAAGTGACGCTGGCCAAGGTGCGCCGCGAGCGCATGGGCCACATCGAACTGGCTTCGCCGGTCGCGCACATCTGGTTTTTGAAGTCGCTGCCGTCGCGTCTGGGCATGGTGCTCGACATGACGCTGCGCGACATCGAGCGCGTGCTGTACTTCGAAGCGTACGTGGTGATCGATCCGGGCATGACGCCGCTGAAAGCGCGGCAGATCATGACGGAAGAGGATTACTACAACAAGGTCGAAGAGTACGGTGACGAATTCCGTGCCGAAATGGGCGCGGAAGGCGTGCGCGAACTGCTGCGTTCGATCAACATCGACGAGCAGGTCGAACTGCTGCGCACCGAACTCAAGAACACGGGTTCCGAAGCGAAGATCAAGAAGTACGCGAAGCGCCTGAAGGTGCTCGAGGCGTTCCAGCGTTCGGGCATCAAGCCTGACTGGATGGTGCTCGAAGTGTTGCCGGTGCTGCCGCCGGAACTGCGTCCGCTCGTGCCGCTCGACGGCGGCCGTTTCGCGACGTCGGACCTGAACGACCTGTATCGCCGCGTCATCAACCGTAACAACCGGTTAAAGCGTCTGCTCGAACTCAAGGCGCCTGAAATCATCGTCCGCAACGAAAAGCGGATGCTGCAGGAAGCCGTCGATTCGCTGCTCGACAACGGCCGTCGCGGTAAGGCCATGACCGGCGCGAACAAGCGTCCGCTGAAGTCGCTCGCTGACATGATCAAGGGTAAGGGCGGTCGTTTCCGTCAGAACCTGCTCGGTAAGCGCGTGGACTACTCGGGCCGTTCGGTGATCGTGGTCGGCCCGACGCTCAAGCTGCATCAGTGCGGTCTGCCGAAGCTGATGGCGCTCGAACTGTTCAAGCCGTTCATCTTCAACAAGCTGGAAGTGATGGGCGTCGCGACGACCATCAAGGCTGCGAAGAAGGAAGTCGAGAACCAGACGCCGGTGGTGTGGGACATCCTCGAAGAGGTGATCCGCGAGCATCCGGTCATGCTGAACCGTGCGCCGACGCTGCACCGTCTCGGCATTCAGGCTTTCGAGCCGGTGCTGATCGAAGGTAAGGCAATCCAGCTGCACCCGCTCGTTTGTGCGGCGTTCAACGCCGACTTCGACGGTGACCAGATGGCTGTTCACGTGCCGCTGTCGCTCGAAGCGCAGATGGAAGCGCGCACGCTGATGCTGGCGTCGAACAACGTCCTGTTCCCGGCCAACGGCGATCCGTCGATCGTGCCGTCGCAGGATATCGTGCTCGGCCTGTACTACGCATCGCGTGAAGCGATCAACGGCAAGGGCGAAGGCCTCACGTTCACGGGCGTGTCGGAAGTGATCCGCGCGTACGAGAACAAGGAAGTCGAGCTGGCTTCGCGCGTGAACGTGCGTATCACCGAAATGGTGGCGAACGAAGACACGAGCGAAGGCGCGCCGAAGTTCGTGCCGAAGGTCACGCTGTACGCGACGACTGTGGGCCGCTCGATCCTGTCGGAGATTCTGCCGCCGGGTCTGCCGTTCTCGGTGCTGAACAAGCCGCTGAAGAAGAAGGAAATTTCGCGTCTGATCAACACGGCGTTCCGCAAGTGCGGTCTGCGCGAAACGGTGATCTTCGCCGACCAGCTGATGCAGATGGGCTTCCGCCTCGCGACGCGCGCCGGTATCTCGATTTGCGTGGACGACATGCTCGTGCCGCCGCAGAAAGAGACGATCGTCGGCGACGCCGCGAAGAAGGTGAAGGAGTACGACCGTCAGTACATGTCGGGTCTCGTCACCGCGCAGGAACGCTACAACAACGTGGTCGACATCTGGTCGAACACGTCGGAAGCGGTCGGCAAGGCGATGATGGAGCAGCTCTCGACAGAACCGGTCGTGGATCGCGAGGGCAAGGATACGCGTCAGGAGTCGTTCAACTCCATCTACATGATGGCCGACTCGGGTGCGCGGGGTTCCGCCACGCAGATTCGTCAGCTCGCCGGTATGCGCGGCCTGATGGCGAAGCCGGACGGCTCGATCATCGAGACGCCGATTACCGCGAACTTCCGCGAAGGCCTGAACGTGCTGCAGTACTTCATCTCGACGCACGGCGCACGTAAGGGTCTGGCGGATACGGCACTGAAGACGGCGAACTCGGGTTACCTGACGCGTCGTCTCGTGGACGTGACGCAGGATCTCGTCGTGGTCGAAGACGATTGCGGTACGTCGAACGGCGTGGCGATGAAGGCGTTGGTCGAAGGCGGTGAAGTCGTCGAGGCGCTGCGTGACCGTATTCTCGGTCGCGTCGCGGTGGCGGACGTCGTCAATCCGGAAACGCAGGAAACGCTGTTTGCGTCGGGCGATCTGCTGGACGAACACGCGGTGGAAGAGATCGAACGTCTCGGCATCGACGAAGTGCGCGTGCGCACGCCGCTCACCTGCGAAACGCGCTACGGTCTGTGCGCCGCGTGCTACGGCCGCGACCTCGGCCGCGGTTCGCGCGTGAACGTCGGCGAAGCAGTCGGCGTAATCGCGGCGCAGTCGATCGGTGAGCCGGGCACGCAGCTGACCATGCGTACGTTCCACATCGGTGGTGCGGCGTCGCGTGCGGCGGTTGCATCGACGGTGGAAGCGAAGAGCAACGGTACGGTGCGTTTCACGGCCACGATGCGCTACGTGACGAACGCGAAGGGCGAGCAAGTCGTCATCTCGCGTTCGGGCGAAGCGATCATCGCGGACGACTTCGGTCGCGAGCGTGAGCGTCACAAGGTTCCGTACGGCGCGACGCTGCTGCAACTCGACGGCGCTCAGATCAAGGCCGGCGCGCAACTGGCTCAGTGGGATCCGCTGACGCGTCCGATCATCACCGAGTGGGGCGGTACGGTGAAGTTCGAAAACGTCGAGGAAGGCGTGACGGTCGCCAAGCAGATCGACGACGTGACCGGTCTGTCCACGCTCGTCGTGATCGACGCGAAGCGCCGCGGCTCGCAGGCTGGCAAGAGCGTGCGTCCGCAGGTGAAGCTGCTCGACGCGAACGGCGAGGAAGTGAAGATCCCGAACACCGAGCATTCGGTGCAGATCGGCTTCCAGGTCGGCGCACTGATCACCGTGAAGGATGGTCAGCAAGTGCAGGTCGGTGAAGTGCTGGCTCGTATCCCGGTTGAAGCGCAGAAGACGCGTGACATTACCGGTGGTCTGCCGCGCGTGGCCGAACTGTTCGAAGCGCGCTCGCCGAAGGACGCCGGCATTCTGGCGGAAGTCACGGGCACGACGTCGTTCGGTAAGGACACGAAGGGCAAGCAGCGTCTCGTCATCACGGACCTCGAAGGCAATCAGCACGAGTTCCTGATCGCGAAGGAAAAGCAGGTGCTGGTGCACGATGGTCAGGTCGTCAACAAGGGCGAAATGATCGTCGACGGTCCTGCCGACCCGCACGACATCCTGCGTCTGCAGGGTATCGAGGCGTTGTCGCGCTACATCGTGGACGAAGTGCAGGACGTGTACCGTCTGCAGGGCGTGAAGATCAACGACAAGCACATCGAAGTGATCGTGCGTCAGATGCTGCGCCGCGTGCAGATCGTCGACAACGGCGATACGCGCTTCATTCCGGGCGAACAAGTCGAGCGGTCGGACATGCTCGACGAGAACGACCGCATGATCGCGGAAGACAAGCGTCCGGCGACGTACGAGAACGTGCTGCTCGGTATCACGAAGGCTTCGCTCTCGACCGATTCGTTCATCTCGGCAGCGTCGTTCCAGGAAACGACTCGCGTGCTGACCGAAGCGGCGATCATGGGCAAGCGCGACGATCTGCGCGGTCTGAAGGAAAACGTGATCGTCGGCCGTCTGATTCCGGCCGGTACGGGTCTCGCGTTCCACAAGGCGCGTAAGAGCAAGGAGTCGGCGGATCGCGAACGCTTCGACCAGATCGCTGCCGAAGAGGCATTCGATTTCGGTACGCCGGAAGCCTCGGCAACGGAGCAACAGCCGCATACCAACGAGTAA
- the recQ gene encoding DNA helicase RecQ translates to MSRPLEILNEVFGYPAFRGQQAEIVEHVANGGDSLVLMPTGGGKSLCYQIPSLVRKEAGFGAGIVVSPLIALMQDQVAALTEVGVRAAYLNSTLSGAEAAATERALRNGSIDLLYVAPERLMTPRFLDLLESSPVGLFAIDEAHCVSQWGHDFRPEYIQLSVLHERFPNVPRIALTATADAITRDEIVHRLALDDARIFVSSFDRPNIRYRIVEKDNARSQLLDFIRAEHTNKDGTTDAGVVYCLSRRKVEETADWLKGQGVRALPYHAGMEFETRQKHQEMFQREEGIVMCATIAFGMGIDKPDVRFVAHLDLPKSVEGYYQETGRAGRDGLPANAWMAYGLGDVVQQRKMIDESDADDAHKRVQTGKLDALLGLCEAATCRRVRLLAYFGETSTPCGNCDTCLEPPASWDATREAQMALSCVYRAQKASGFHFGAGHLIDILRGTRSEKILQRGHDKLSTFGVGASLSEPEWRAVFRQLVAFGFLAVDHDGFGALVLTDASKPVLKGEERVTLRKYVKPVRNRQSSGRTGERADPTAGMSPREKARWDRLRTWRAETAKSDGVPAYVIFHDATLAEIARSDPDTVDDLRHIPGIGVRKLERFGDELLDVVGAD, encoded by the coding sequence ATGTCCCGTCCGCTCGAGATCCTCAACGAAGTTTTCGGCTATCCGGCTTTTCGCGGACAGCAGGCGGAAATCGTCGAACATGTGGCCAATGGCGGCGATTCGCTCGTGTTGATGCCGACGGGCGGCGGAAAATCGCTGTGCTATCAGATTCCGTCGCTGGTGCGCAAAGAGGCGGGCTTCGGCGCGGGCATCGTGGTTTCGCCGCTGATCGCGCTGATGCAGGATCAGGTTGCCGCGCTCACCGAAGTGGGCGTGCGCGCGGCGTATCTCAATTCGACGCTCTCGGGCGCGGAAGCCGCCGCGACGGAGCGCGCGTTGCGCAACGGCAGCATCGATTTGTTGTACGTCGCGCCCGAGCGTCTGATGACGCCGCGCTTTCTCGATCTGCTGGAAAGCTCGCCTGTTGGCCTTTTTGCCATCGACGAGGCGCATTGCGTCTCGCAGTGGGGCCACGACTTCCGGCCTGAGTACATTCAGCTGTCCGTGCTGCACGAGCGGTTCCCGAACGTGCCACGCATCGCGCTCACCGCGACGGCGGACGCGATCACGCGCGATGAGATCGTGCATCGCCTTGCGCTCGACGACGCGCGCATCTTCGTATCGAGCTTCGACAGGCCGAACATCCGCTATCGCATCGTCGAGAAGGACAACGCGCGCTCGCAATTGCTCGACTTCATTCGTGCCGAGCACACGAACAAGGACGGCACGACCGACGCGGGCGTCGTCTATTGCCTCTCGCGGCGCAAGGTGGAAGAGACCGCCGACTGGCTCAAGGGCCAAGGCGTTCGCGCGCTGCCGTACCACGCCGGCATGGAGTTCGAGACGCGTCAAAAGCATCAGGAGATGTTCCAGCGTGAAGAAGGCATCGTGATGTGCGCGACGATCGCGTTTGGCATGGGCATCGACAAGCCGGACGTGCGGTTTGTGGCGCACCTCGATTTGCCGAAGAGCGTCGAAGGTTACTATCAGGAGACAGGGCGCGCGGGCCGCGACGGCCTGCCCGCGAACGCGTGGATGGCCTACGGCTTGGGCGATGTCGTGCAGCAGCGCAAGATGATCGACGAGTCCGATGCCGACGATGCGCACAAGCGTGTGCAGACCGGCAAGCTCGACGCGCTCCTCGGCCTTTGTGAAGCCGCGACGTGCCGCCGCGTGCGCCTGCTCGCGTACTTCGGCGAGACGAGCACGCCGTGCGGCAACTGCGATACGTGTCTGGAACCGCCGGCTTCGTGGGACGCCACGCGCGAGGCGCAGATGGCGCTGTCGTGCGTCTATCGCGCACAGAAAGCGAGCGGTTTCCACTTCGGCGCGGGTCATCTGATCGACATCTTGCGCGGCACGCGTAGCGAGAAGATCTTGCAGCGCGGGCACGACAAGCTGTCCACCTTCGGCGTCGGCGCGAGCCTTTCTGAACCGGAGTGGCGCGCCGTTTTCAGACAACTGGTCGCTTTCGGCTTTCTGGCCGTCGATCATGACGGGTTCGGGGCGCTCGTCCTGACGGACGCCAGCAAGCCCGTGTTGAAGGGCGAGGAGCGCGTCACGCTGCGCAAGTACGTGAAGCCGGTGCGCAACCGGCAGTCGTCCGGACGAACCGGCGAGCGCGCCGACCCGACGGCAGGCATGTCGCCGCGCGAGAAAGCGCGATGGGATCGCCTGCGTACGTGGCGCGCCGAAACCGCGAAGTCCGACGGCGTGCCGGCGTACGTCATCTTCCACGACGCCACGCTCGCCGAGATTGCGCGCAGCGATCCCGATACGGTCGACGACTTGCGCCACATTCCGGGCATCGGCGTACGGAAGCTGGAGCGTTTCGGCGACGAACTGCTTGACGTGGTCGGCGCGGACTGA
- the rpsL gene encoding 30S ribosomal protein S12, which yields MPTINQLVRKGRTSETTKSKSPALQDCPQRRGVCTRVYTTTPKKPNSALRKVAKVRLTNGFEVISYIGGEGHNLQEHSVVLIRGGRVKDLPGVRYHMVRGSLDTQGVKDRKQARSKYGAKRAKAGK from the coding sequence ATGCCAACCATCAATCAACTGGTTCGCAAAGGCCGCACGTCGGAAACGACGAAGAGCAAGTCGCCGGCCCTGCAGGACTGCCCGCAGCGTCGCGGCGTGTGCACCCGCGTGTACACGACGACGCCGAAGAAGCCGAACTCGGCACTTCGTAAAGTTGCCAAGGTTCGTCTCACGAACGGCTTCGAAGTCATTTCGTACATCGGTGGTGAAGGCCACAACCTGCAGGAACACTCGGTCGTGCTGATTCGCGGCGGTCGTGTGAAGGACTTGCCGGGTGTGCGTTACCACATGGTCCGCGGCTCGCTGGATACCCAGGGCGTCAAGGATCGTAAGCAGGCTCGCTCGAAGTACGGTGCGAAGCGCGCCAAGGCCGGCAAGTAA
- the rpsG gene encoding 30S ribosomal protein S7 yields MPRRREVPKREVLPDPKFGNVDVAKFMNVLMLSGKKSVAERIVYGAFEQIQTKGGKDPLEVFTVALNNVKPVVEVKSRRVGGANYQVPVEVRPSRRMALAMRWLREAAKKRSEKSMALRLAGELSEAAEGRGGAMKKRDEVHRMAEANKAFSHFRF; encoded by the coding sequence ATGCCGCGTCGTCGCGAAGTCCCCAAGCGGGAAGTATTGCCGGATCCGAAGTTCGGCAACGTAGATGTAGCCAAGTTCATGAACGTGCTGATGTTGTCTGGCAAGAAGTCGGTTGCCGAACGCATCGTGTACGGCGCTTTTGAACAGATCCAGACCAAGGGTGGCAAGGACCCGCTGGAAGTGTTCACGGTTGCGCTCAACAACGTGAAGCCGGTGGTCGAAGTGAAGAGCCGTCGCGTTGGTGGTGCGAACTATCAAGTTCCGGTCGAAGTGCGTCCCTCGCGTCGTATGGCATTGGCGATGCGTTGGTTGCGCGAAGCCGCGAAGAAGCGCAGCGAAAAGTCGATGGCCCTGCGTCTGGCAGGTGAGCTCTCCGAAGCGGCAGAAGGCCGCGGCGGCGCGATGAAGAAGCGCGACGAAGTTCACCGCATGGCAGAGGCTAACAAGGCATTCTCGCATTTCCGTTTCTAA